From Candidatus Methylopumilus planktonicus, a single genomic window includes:
- a CDS encoding thiol-disulfide oxidoreductase DCC family protein gives MVWSLSHFEIKKIMIKILYDQHCSLCSKEINYYRSIAPKGIFMWCNLHKHNKLLRKYGITYNDALLSLHAIDDKDRIYRGIDAFCLIWNNLKKWRLLSFIIKLPLIYFISKIFYSYFAQWRFNKMKYCKVS, from the coding sequence ATGGTTTGGAGCCTTTCTCATTTTGAAATTAAGAAAATTATGATAAAAATCCTTTACGATCAACATTGTAGCCTTTGTTCAAAAGAGATTAATTACTATAGATCAATCGCACCAAAAGGTATTTTCATGTGGTGCAATCTTCATAAACACAACAAATTGCTGAGAAAATACGGTATTACGTATAACGATGCTTTATTAAGTCTTCACGCTATCGACGACAAAGATAGAATTTATAGGGGTATAGATGCATTTTGCCTTATATGGAATAACTTAAAAAAATGGAGATTATTAAGTTTTATAATCAAGCTGCCACTGATTTACTTTATCAGTAAAATTTTCTACTCATATTTTGCTCAATGGCGTTTTAATAAAATGAAATATTGCAAGGTGAGCTAG
- a CDS encoding TIGR03643 family protein gives MSNKEIVLTEADMSRLIEMAWEDRTPFEAILKTYQLDEPSLMRIMQAQLKPSSYRLWRKRVKEKSSKHLKLRSPDIKRDHCKTQYKISR, from the coding sequence ATGTCAAATAAAGAGATTGTATTAACAGAAGCAGATATGTCCAGGCTTATTGAAATGGCTTGGGAAGATAGAACACCTTTTGAAGCCATTTTAAAGACCTACCAATTAGATGAACCGTCTTTAATGAGGATTATGCAGGCACAACTTAAGCCCTCTTCATATCGATTATGGAGAAAGCGCGTTAAAGAAAAATCAAGCAAGCATTTAAAACTTAGATCACCTGACATTAAGCGAGATCACTGCAAAACTCAATATAAAATTAGTCGTTAA
- a CDS encoding bacteriorhodopsin-like encodes MFQDFFKSVKNKCLLGLSLLGLSTLAFAESHGAQVLQANDFVGISFWLISMALVASTAFFFLERDRVAGKWKTSLTVSGLVTLVAAVHYFYMRDVWVATGSTPTVYRYIDWLITVPLLMIEFYLVLSAITKVSNGVFWRLLIGTLVMLGGGYAGEAGYADVMTSFIIGMLGWAYILYEIFAGEAGKINANKAPATVQKAFNTMRLIVTFGWAIYPLGYYFGYLTGSDPASSMASLNIIYNLADVLNKIAFGVIIWSVAVSESK; translated from the coding sequence ATGTTTCAAGATTTTTTTAAATCCGTAAAAAATAAATGCTTATTAGGATTGTCTTTATTAGGCTTATCAACATTAGCTTTTGCAGAGAGCCATGGAGCTCAAGTTCTCCAAGCAAATGATTTCGTTGGTATTTCTTTTTGGCTAATTTCAATGGCATTAGTTGCTTCAACTGCTTTTTTCTTCCTTGAAAGAGATCGTGTAGCCGGTAAGTGGAAAACTTCTCTTACTGTATCTGGTTTAGTTACATTAGTAGCAGCTGTTCACTATTTCTATATGCGTGACGTGTGGGTTGCAACAGGATCAACACCAACAGTGTATAGATATATTGATTGGTTAATTACAGTGCCTTTATTAATGATTGAATTCTATTTAGTTCTTTCAGCCATTACTAAAGTTTCCAACGGCGTTTTTTGGAGGCTTTTAATTGGTACTTTAGTTATGCTTGGCGGTGGTTATGCTGGTGAAGCTGGTTACGCAGATGTTATGACATCATTCATTATTGGTATGCTTGGATGGGCTTATATCCTCTACGAAATTTTCGCTGGTGAAGCAGGTAAGATCAATGCAAACAAAGCCCCAGCAACAGTGCAAAAAGCTTTCAATACAATGCGATTAATTGTTACATTTGGTTGGGCAATTTACCCATTAGGTTATTACTTTGGTTATTTAACTGGTTCAGATCCTGCAAGCAGCATGGCATCATTAAACATCATCTATAACTTAGCTGACGTTTTAAACAAAATTGCTTTCGGTGTAATTATTTGGTCTGTAGCAGTATCAGAATCAAAATAA
- a CDS encoding DUF3147 family protein, protein MIYFIKIIIAVLVIVLVTELSKKDTKIAALLLALPIISFTAYTMIWFESKDTDKIAKLANENFIYVLPVMPVLPLLSWMLKNGFGYFTSLITVTILMIILFYLLQKIL, encoded by the coding sequence ATGATTTACTTCATAAAAATTATTATCGCGGTCCTAGTGATTGTACTTGTGACTGAATTAAGTAAGAAAGATACAAAAATAGCTGCACTTTTACTGGCACTCCCAATTATTTCTTTTACTGCTTACACTATGATTTGGTTTGAAAGTAAGGATACCGACAAAATTGCTAAGTTAGCCAATGAAAATTTTATTTACGTATTGCCAGTCATGCCAGTATTACCTTTATTAAGCTGGATGCTTAAAAATGGCTTCGGATATTTCACTTCGCTGATTACGGTAACTATACTGATGATTATACTTTTTTATTTGTTACAAAAAATTCTATAA
- a CDS encoding bacteriorhodopsin yields MSIDEFNLVYNAISFAIAAFGASTVFFLLQRSQVSPAYKTALTLSGLVCLITTYHYLRIFESFNSAYVLKDGLVIQTGMQFNNAYRYVDWLLTVPLLLLEFVLVLRLPHAETYKKGLALTLAAAFMVILGYPGETLTIGFAKVIWWVLAMIPFSYILYEMIKGVGASIKTQPLVVQPLFKKTRLLIILSWSFYPLVYILPLFGLSAFVSIQVGFTVVDIVAKSVFGILIYIIAQRKSEIGA; encoded by the coding sequence ATGAGCATAGATGAGTTCAATTTAGTTTATAACGCAATCTCATTTGCAATCGCTGCTTTTGGAGCATCAACCGTATTTTTCCTCCTTCAAAGATCACAAGTTTCCCCCGCATACAAAACCGCATTAACTCTTTCGGGGCTTGTTTGTTTAATTACAACCTACCATTACTTAAGAATCTTTGAGAGCTTCAATAGCGCTTATGTATTAAAAGATGGTTTAGTTATACAAACTGGCATGCAATTTAATAATGCATATCGATATGTTGATTGGCTATTAACCGTTCCCCTATTACTTCTAGAATTTGTTTTAGTCTTAAGATTGCCTCATGCAGAAACATACAAAAAAGGGCTGGCGCTAACGTTAGCCGCTGCGTTTATGGTGATTCTCGGTTATCCCGGGGAAACCCTTACAATTGGATTTGCTAAGGTTATTTGGTGGGTTTTAGCAATGATCCCATTTTCTTATATATTGTACGAAATGATTAAAGGAGTAGGTGCATCAATCAAGACTCAACCTTTAGTTGTTCAGCCATTATTCAAAAAAACAAGATTACTTATTATTCTGTCTTGGTCGTTTTATCCGCTTGTATATATCCTGCCTTTATTCGGGCTGTCGGCATTCGTAAGCATCCAGGTTGGGTTCACTGTTGTTGATATAGTTGCTAAATCAGTTTTTGGTATTTTGATTTATATTATTGCGCAAAGAAAGTCAGAAATTGGCGCTTAG
- the glnE gene encoding bifunctional [glutamate--ammonia ligase]-adenylyl-L-tyrosine phosphorylase/[glutamate--ammonia-ligase] adenylyltransferase, with protein MSTSNQSQLNQWLSKDLAYTYHCSPFIKRLFEADKELEQSSLQHMSHPFSRQEMESWLDDRKISDEISLNKSLRKLRQQVIANIILRDLNKLADLNEILKSVTELAEITLLHAHQFHFNFLKSMHGSPIGLNGKEQQLSIVAMGKLGGAELNVSSDIDLIFAYPEEGDTKSNASISNQSFFIKLCKKIISSLNDITEDGFVFRVDMQLRPFGSEGQIACSYQMLEDYYQKYGREWERYAWVKGRVIVGPQIELSKIIEPFVYRKYLDYGALNSMRDLKTQIQNDVNKKGIQENIKVGRGGIRKIEFIAQVYQLIRGGQDKSLRLKSLLPTLAVLETKNLLSKDGVNLLTKAYEFLRNLEHRLQYMEDMQTQELPKSDEGKLRLVKSMQYQDWNMFYQDLETHRANVEFYFDEVFKETIKDQDSPQLNSTKVLWNGTLSLEDAHKHLKSLGFKLPHETYQVIDGLKHSSRYLHLPEVSRQRFDLLIPLIIYEVSSASNSDSTFIRIISILESICRRASYLAMLTENPSALKILIKLSKAGPWLTQYLIQHPILIDELLDINHFYTKPDFVAVKEKLHKDLLEAKDDIELQMNIMRNIKHANIFKLAALEVIGDVSVENLSDYLTELADLLIEETLLLVWGHMYPEQNDPPKFAVIAYGKFGGKEMSYTSDLDIVFIYDDKRDGMAEKYARFAQRINSWLNTYSSSGVLYDIDLALRPDGASGLLVSSIDAFRDYQLKRAWTWEHQAITRARFCAGDVGIGNQFEKVRLDILETQRDIKQLKIDVVDMRERMLEKHKVNRELFDLKQDRGGIIDIEFIVQYFVLAFGSSNKALTPNIGNIGLLNLFSEKNLMEALAAKKLISAYRRYRELQHQLGLEAKLDGRIKHSEVTDHPAEVVSIWKSIFND; from the coding sequence ATGTCAACATCTAATCAATCACAATTAAATCAATGGTTAAGTAAGGATCTTGCTTATACCTACCATTGCTCACCTTTTATAAAAAGGCTATTTGAGGCAGACAAAGAGCTAGAACAATCCTCACTTCAACATATGAGCCATCCATTTAGTCGGCAAGAAATGGAATCATGGTTAGATGACCGCAAAATTTCTGATGAGATAAGTTTAAATAAATCTCTTCGTAAACTTCGTCAGCAAGTGATAGCAAATATTATTCTTCGTGACCTGAATAAATTAGCTGATTTAAATGAGATCCTAAAATCAGTCACTGAGCTTGCTGAAATTACCCTACTTCATGCACATCAATTTCATTTTAATTTCCTTAAGTCTATGCATGGCTCTCCGATAGGATTAAATGGTAAAGAGCAGCAATTAAGTATTGTCGCCATGGGAAAGCTAGGTGGAGCAGAGCTTAATGTATCGTCTGATATTGACCTAATCTTTGCATATCCAGAAGAGGGAGATACTAAAAGTAATGCGTCTATCAGCAATCAAAGCTTCTTTATCAAGCTTTGTAAAAAGATCATATCGAGTCTTAATGATATTACAGAAGATGGTTTTGTATTTCGTGTAGATATGCAATTAAGACCTTTTGGTTCTGAGGGTCAGATTGCATGTAGCTATCAGATGCTAGAAGATTACTATCAAAAATACGGACGAGAATGGGAAAGATATGCATGGGTCAAGGGTCGAGTTATTGTTGGGCCTCAGATAGAGCTTAGTAAAATTATTGAGCCATTTGTTTACAGAAAATATTTAGATTACGGTGCATTGAATTCTATGCGTGATTTAAAAACTCAGATTCAAAATGATGTAAATAAAAAAGGCATTCAAGAAAATATTAAAGTTGGTCGAGGTGGCATTCGAAAGATTGAGTTTATTGCACAAGTTTATCAGTTGATCAGAGGTGGCCAAGATAAGTCATTAAGACTTAAATCACTTTTACCTACATTAGCAGTTCTTGAAACTAAAAATTTATTATCTAAAGACGGAGTTAATTTATTAACTAAGGCTTATGAGTTCTTAAGAAATCTAGAGCATAGACTGCAGTATATGGAAGATATGCAAACACAAGAGTTACCAAAATCAGACGAGGGTAAATTAAGGTTAGTTAAATCTATGCAATACCAAGACTGGAATATGTTTTATCAAGATCTTGAAACTCACAGAGCCAATGTAGAATTTTATTTTGATGAAGTTTTTAAAGAAACAATTAAAGATCAAGATTCACCTCAATTAAATTCAACTAAAGTGCTTTGGAATGGGACCTTAAGTTTAGAGGATGCGCATAAGCATCTAAAGAGCTTAGGCTTTAAATTACCTCATGAGACCTATCAAGTTATTGACGGATTAAAGCATAGTTCCCGTTACCTTCATTTGCCTGAAGTGAGTCGACAACGATTCGACCTCCTAATACCTTTAATTATCTATGAAGTTTCTTCTGCTTCTAATTCAGATTCAACGTTCATCAGAATCATTTCAATTTTAGAGAGTATATGTAGGCGTGCGAGTTATCTTGCTATGCTCACTGAAAATCCAAGCGCATTAAAGATACTTATTAAACTATCTAAAGCGGGCCCATGGCTTACACAATATCTTATTCAGCATCCGATATTGATTGATGAATTACTTGATATTAATCATTTTTATACAAAGCCTGATTTTGTAGCAGTAAAAGAAAAGCTTCATAAAGATTTATTAGAGGCTAAAGACGATATCGAGCTGCAAATGAATATCATGCGCAATATTAAGCACGCCAACATTTTTAAGTTGGCTGCCTTAGAAGTGATAGGTGATGTGTCAGTAGAAAATCTCTCTGATTACTTAACTGAGCTTGCTGACTTACTTATAGAAGAAACACTTTTATTGGTATGGGGTCATATGTATCCAGAGCAAAATGACCCACCTAAATTTGCTGTCATTGCTTATGGGAAATTCGGCGGTAAGGAAATGAGCTATACCTCGGATCTAGATATTGTCTTTATCTATGATGATAAACGAGATGGCATGGCTGAAAAATATGCAAGATTTGCACAGCGGATCAATAGTTGGCTCAACACTTATTCCTCATCAGGCGTTCTTTATGATATTGACCTTGCATTAAGACCTGACGGGGCGAGTGGCCTATTAGTGAGTTCCATTGATGCTTTTAGAGATTATCAATTAAAGAGAGCCTGGACATGGGAGCATCAAGCAATTACCCGGGCACGCTTTTGTGCTGGAGATGTAGGAATAGGCAATCAATTTGAAAAGGTTCGACTCGATATTCTAGAAACCCAAAGAGATATAAAGCAGTTAAAGATAGATGTAGTGGACATGCGTGAAAGAATGCTCGAAAAACACAAAGTTAATCGTGAGCTTTTCGATTTAAAACAAGATCGCGGAGGAATTATTGATATTGAATTTATTGTGCAATATTTTGTATTAGCTTTTGGTTCTTCAAATAAGGCACTTACTCCTAATATAGGCAATATTGGATTACTTAATCTTTTTAGTGAAAAAAATTTAATGGAAGCTCTCGCAGCCAAAAAACTCATCAGTGCTTATCGACGATATAGAGAACTTCAACATCAATTAGGTCTTGAGGCTAAATTAGATGGAAGAATAAAGCATTCTGAAGTTACTGATCACCCGGCTGAGGTTGTATCTATTTGGAAAAGTATTTTTAATGATTAA
- the ovoA gene encoding 5-histidylcysteine sulfoxide synthase yields the protein MSTYLNRSTLLDTQEATALREQIRQYFHQTADLYESLFQTLVSDEAYYVNSIKLRHPLIFYYGHTNTFFINKLILAGLITERVNPQFESMFAVGVDEMGWDDINAQNYNWPTPLEVKTYRASVRKVVDQLICTLPLNLPMDWENQWWTILMGIEHERIHLETSSVLIRQHALHYVQKKDTWRSCSAIDTAAPSNSLVDIPPRLITLSKSPEHYGWDNEYGNFESECTAFQAAKYLTSNAEFLAFVEAGGYKEDSYWQEEGLAWRHYAQAMHPTFWVQQGDVWKLRLMTEEVAMPWSWPVEVNYHEAKAFCNWHSANTGKQVRMPSEHEWYSLYAHAGLSDEKVRGSMNANLFLDHYASSCPVNTYAHGDLYDVVGNVWQWTETPIFPFDGFKVHPLYDDFSTPTFDGRHNIIKGGSWIASGNEALKDARYAFRRHFFQHAGFRYIVTDTPLQIHASHYETDKQLSEYAEFHYGDIYYGVPNFPKALSDFAVQHLHTRPAKKALDLGCATGRASFELAKHFDHVTGIDFSARFIGLALKLVQQGILRYTMVNEGDLVSYQERSLAELKLTDVAHKVDFWQGDACNLKPQFTGYDFILAANLIDRLYNPRDFLSNIHHRLNIGGVLMITSPYTWLEEHTPRDQWIGGYKQDGENVSTIDGLKALLGEHFKLMQSPIEIPFVIRETRHKFQHSLSEVTLWERMR from the coding sequence ATGAGCACCTATTTAAATCGCAGTACACTCCTAGACACCCAGGAAGCAACGGCCTTGCGTGAGCAAATTCGCCAGTACTTTCATCAAACTGCAGATTTATATGAGAGCTTGTTTCAGACATTAGTTAGTGATGAAGCCTATTATGTGAACTCTATTAAATTGAGGCATCCGCTGATTTTTTATTATGGCCATACTAATACTTTTTTTATTAATAAATTAATTTTAGCAGGCTTAATCACTGAGCGCGTCAATCCTCAATTTGAATCGATGTTTGCTGTGGGTGTAGATGAAATGGGCTGGGACGATATCAATGCGCAAAATTATAATTGGCCCACGCCTTTAGAGGTTAAAACTTACCGCGCCAGCGTGCGCAAAGTGGTTGATCAATTAATTTGTACATTGCCACTTAACCTACCTATGGATTGGGAGAATCAATGGTGGACGATTTTAATGGGCATAGAGCATGAGCGTATTCATTTAGAAACCAGCTCAGTATTAATACGCCAACATGCTTTGCACTATGTGCAAAAAAAAGACACTTGGCGATCATGTTCAGCGATAGACACCGCAGCGCCTTCCAATAGTTTGGTAGACATACCACCTAGACTAATTACATTAAGTAAATCTCCCGAACATTACGGCTGGGATAATGAGTACGGTAATTTTGAAAGTGAATGCACAGCGTTTCAGGCAGCAAAATACTTAACCTCTAATGCGGAGTTTCTTGCTTTTGTCGAAGCCGGCGGGTACAAAGAGGACTCATATTGGCAGGAAGAAGGATTAGCTTGGCGGCATTACGCTCAAGCAATGCATCCAACTTTCTGGGTACAACAAGGCGATGTTTGGAAACTCAGATTAATGACGGAAGAAGTTGCTATGCCTTGGAGCTGGCCAGTCGAAGTCAACTACCACGAAGCAAAAGCCTTTTGCAATTGGCACTCTGCTAATACGGGAAAGCAAGTGCGTATGCCCTCAGAGCACGAGTGGTATAGCCTCTATGCCCATGCTGGCTTGTCAGATGAAAAAGTAAGAGGTAGTATGAACGCAAATCTATTTTTAGACCATTACGCTTCCTCTTGTCCGGTCAATACATATGCACACGGTGATTTGTATGATGTGGTTGGTAATGTTTGGCAATGGACAGAAACTCCTATTTTTCCGTTTGATGGGTTTAAGGTGCACCCCTTATATGATGATTTCTCCACACCCACATTCGATGGTCGTCATAACATTATTAAAGGCGGTTCGTGGATAGCCTCTGGCAACGAAGCTTTAAAAGATGCACGTTACGCATTTCGCCGACATTTTTTTCAACACGCAGGATTCCGCTATATTGTGACTGATACTCCTTTACAAATTCATGCTTCGCATTACGAAACTGATAAACAACTTTCAGAATATGCTGAGTTTCATTATGGTGATATTTACTATGGTGTGCCAAATTTTCCTAAAGCGCTGAGTGATTTTGCAGTTCAACACTTACACACACGACCCGCCAAAAAGGCCTTGGATTTGGGATGCGCCACTGGCCGCGCTTCGTTTGAGTTAGCAAAGCATTTTGACCATGTCACTGGTATCGATTTTTCCGCACGGTTTATTGGTTTAGCGCTAAAACTAGTCCAACAAGGCATACTGCGTTACACCATGGTGAACGAAGGTGATTTAGTGAGCTACCAGGAACGCAGTCTAGCTGAACTTAAATTAACGGATGTGGCGCACAAAGTCGACTTTTGGCAAGGTGATGCCTGCAATCTTAAGCCACAATTTACTGGCTACGATTTTATACTGGCTGCCAATTTAATTGATCGTCTTTACAACCCGCGTGATTTTTTAAGCAATATTCACCATAGGTTAAATATAGGCGGCGTCTTAATGATCACCTCACCCTACACCTGGCTAGAAGAACACACGCCACGCGACCAATGGATAGGTGGCTACAAGCAAGACGGCGAAAATGTCAGCACTATAGATGGTCTCAAAGCACTGCTCGGTGAACACTTTAAGCTTATGCAATCACCCATTGAAATTCCTTTTGTAATTCGTGAAACACGCCATAAATTCCAACACAGCTTGTCCGAAGTGACCTTGTGGGAACGCATGCGCTGA
- a CDS encoding HNH endonuclease, with amino-acid sequence MIGKIRKKLLPPVFSEIILDPVICPICGRSIPESQKDAHHLIPKSKGGKSFEYIHRICHKQIHALFKENELAKVLNTAESLRNHSDMQTFINWVKNKPDDFYERAAKSSRIKKQ; translated from the coding sequence ATGATCGGAAAAATCAGAAAAAAACTTTTACCACCCGTATTTTCAGAGATCATTTTAGATCCAGTCATATGTCCGATATGCGGACGAAGTATTCCAGAATCTCAAAAAGATGCACACCATTTAATACCAAAATCTAAGGGTGGAAAATCTTTTGAATATATTCACCGAATCTGTCATAAACAAATTCATGCGTTATTTAAAGAAAATGAACTCGCTAAAGTATTGAATACTGCAGAGTCATTAAGAAATCATTCAGATATGCAAACGTTTATTAATTGGGTGAAAAATAAACCAGATGATTTTTACGAGAGAGCTGCTAAAAGTTCACGTATTAAGAAGCAGTAA
- a CDS encoding DUF2256 domain-containing protein, whose translation MVKKENLPTKICLVCQKPFSWRKKWQLVWNDVKYCSERCKRHKN comes from the coding sequence ATGGTAAAAAAAGAAAACTTACCAACAAAAATTTGCCTTGTTTGTCAAAAACCTTTTTCTTGGAGAAAGAAGTGGCAGCTTGTTTGGAATGATGTGAAATACTGTTCAGAGCGCTGCAAGCGCCATAAAAATTAA
- a CDS encoding DUF429 domain-containing protein, which translates to MSLIIGIDGCKSGWFAVWQNQDEAIETAIFQSMNNLKDFFIKSNQLIIGIDMPVILSEVMPREADQLARKLLGKKASSIFTAPTPEMLEQPNYEKASLVSKKLIGKSMSLQSWYLFPKIRDVQTVLHHEDIKIFEIHPEVSFRAMNNENVIIESKKTAEGFKIRKFLLDKHFLNFNFDAIRNKYQKKDVMDNDILDALVVLWSTKRIVNNQALYLPEKPEKLNMQIVY; encoded by the coding sequence TTGTCTTTAATTATCGGCATCGATGGATGTAAGTCTGGTTGGTTTGCAGTTTGGCAAAATCAAGATGAAGCTATTGAAACTGCAATTTTTCAAAGCATGAATAATCTCAAGGATTTTTTTATTAAGTCCAACCAGTTAATTATCGGTATTGATATGCCTGTAATCTTATCTGAAGTGATGCCTCGAGAAGCTGACCAATTAGCTAGAAAGCTTTTGGGTAAAAAAGCCTCTTCTATTTTTACAGCGCCTACGCCAGAAATGCTCGAACAACCGAATTATGAAAAAGCATCCCTTGTATCAAAAAAACTGATTGGTAAATCAATGTCACTTCAATCTTGGTATTTGTTTCCTAAAATAAGAGATGTCCAAACTGTGCTTCATCATGAGGATATAAAAATATTCGAAATACATCCAGAAGTTAGCTTTAGGGCTATGAACAATGAAAATGTAATCATTGAAAGTAAAAAGACAGCTGAAGGCTTCAAAATAAGAAAGTTTCTTCTTGATAAACATTTTTTAAACTTTAATTTTGATGCCATCAGAAATAAATACCAAAAAAAAGATGTGATGGATAATGATATTTTAGATGCCCTCGTTGTTCTTTGGAGCACAAAAAGGATAGTCAATAATCAAGCTTTATATTTACCAGAAAAACCAGAAAAACTAAATATGCAAATCGTTTACTAA
- a CDS encoding sulfite oxidase heme-binding subunit YedZ yields the protein MNQSYVKRLIFIASLWPILSLGIAIFQSNLGANPVEFIERHFGKWALIFLCLTLSMTPLRKITNISEWILYRRMLGLFVFFYASIHLLCYIGLDYQFAWVDIKNDIIKHRYVLVGFLAWLLLLPLAITSSDKMIRRLKVNWKRLHRLSYVIAILGVLHFIWLVKKDLTEPLIYAVIVSILLILRLNIFNRKKINH from the coding sequence TTGAATCAATCATATGTCAAGCGTTTAATCTTTATCGCAAGCCTCTGGCCAATTCTTTCATTAGGCATTGCTATCTTTCAAAGTAATCTTGGGGCAAACCCAGTTGAATTTATTGAGCGTCACTTTGGTAAGTGGGCGCTTATTTTTTTATGCTTAACATTAAGCATGACCCCTTTAAGAAAAATTACAAATATTAGTGAGTGGATTTTATATAGAAGAATGTTAGGGCTTTTTGTGTTTTTCTATGCCTCAATTCATCTCCTCTGCTATATAGGGCTAGATTATCAGTTTGCATGGGTAGATATCAAAAATGATATTATTAAACATCGTTATGTGTTGGTAGGTTTTTTAGCTTGGCTTTTATTACTGCCATTAGCTATCACTTCTTCAGACAAGATGATAAGAAGGCTTAAAGTGAATTGGAAAAGATTGCATCGCCTCAGTTATGTCATAGCTATACTAGGTGTTCTTCATTTTATATGGCTAGTCAAAAAAGATTTAACAGAGCCACTTATTTATGCCGTGATCGTTTCGATATTACTTATATTAAGATTAAATATTTTCAACCGTAAAAAAATTAATCATTAA
- a CDS encoding c-type cytochrome, which yields MLRQTIIFSFFVLTLIISLTSYAGGESTYKSICIACHASGLNGAPKFQNNLAWAPIIKEGKVHVIAEAYNGVRKMPAKGGKPDLTLEDFSEALIYMVNSSGGNWSKPTEQEFIQIRNNISKLSAKRKPV from the coding sequence ATGCTCCGACAAACTATAATTTTTTCATTCTTTGTACTGACTTTAATAATCTCATTAACTTCTTACGCGGGTGGAGAGTCTACCTATAAATCAATTTGTATAGCTTGTCATGCTTCTGGCTTGAATGGGGCTCCTAAATTTCAGAATAATCTCGCGTGGGCGCCTATTATTAAGGAAGGCAAAGTTCATGTTATTGCTGAAGCTTATAACGGCGTCAGAAAAATGCCAGCTAAAGGTGGAAAGCCTGATTTAACTCTAGAGGATTTCTCGGAGGCTTTAATTTATATGGTTAATTCTTCTGGTGGCAATTGGAGCAAACCAACTGAGCAAGAGTTTATCCAAATTAGAAATAATATTTCGAAGCTTAGTGCTAAAAGAAAACCAGTTTAA
- the msrP gene encoding protein-methionine-sulfoxide reductase catalytic subunit MsrP yields MKKIPASDITPEHIYNDRRNFIKNLGLILSSSALSTFANTSFGALNSLPSFAQAKNHGNEKLTSLKDITSYNNYYEFGTSKSDPHDHADLLKIDPWSISIEGSVAKPLKLDVDELIKLIPIEERIYRLRCVEGWSMVIPWVGIPLHSLLKKVSPTGNAKYVEFVSLKRPSEMIGQKDDMLDWPYTEGLRLDEAMHPLTILAVGLYGRVLPKQNGAPIRLVVPWKYGFKSIKAITKIRLVEKMPVSTWMKANSKEYGFFANVNPEVDHPRWSQATERRIGESLLAPRLKTEMFNGYQKEVAHLYQGMDLSKYF; encoded by the coding sequence ATGAAAAAAATACCAGCTTCAGACATTACTCCTGAACATATTTATAATGATCGCAGAAATTTTATAAAAAATTTAGGTTTAATTTTAAGCTCCTCTGCACTATCAACATTTGCCAACACTAGCTTTGGAGCTCTCAATTCCCTTCCTTCATTTGCGCAAGCAAAAAACCACGGCAATGAAAAGCTAACTTCTCTTAAAGATATTACAAGCTATAACAATTATTATGAATTTGGCACTTCAAAATCAGATCCGCATGACCATGCAGATTTATTAAAAATTGATCCATGGTCGATTTCGATTGAAGGCTCTGTTGCTAAGCCCTTAAAACTTGATGTGGATGAACTTATTAAACTTATACCAATAGAAGAGCGAATCTATAGACTTCGCTGTGTTGAAGGTTGGTCTATGGTTATTCCTTGGGTAGGTATTCCATTACATTCATTACTTAAGAAAGTCTCTCCAACTGGAAATGCTAAATATGTTGAATTTGTATCTCTAAAGCGACCAAGCGAGATGATCGGCCAAAAAGATGACATGCTAGATTGGCCATACACTGAAGGACTAAGATTAGATGAGGCTATGCATCCACTTACTATTTTAGCAGTTGGCTTATATGGAAGAGTTTTACCTAAGCAAAATGGCGCGCCTATTAGATTAGTTGTACCTTGGAAATATGGTTTTAAAAGCATTAAAGCTATCACCAAAATCAGATTAGTAGAAAAAATGCCTGTCTCCACATGGATGAAAGCCAATTCCAAAGAGTATGGATTTTTTGCCAATGTTAATCCCGAAGTAGATCATCCTCGATGGAGTCAAGCAACTGAAAGAAGGATTGGGGAAAGTCTATTGGCGCCAAGGCTTAAAACAGAAATGTTTAATGGTTATCAAAAAGAAGTAGCTCATCTTTATCAAGGCATGGATTTAAGTAAGTATTTTTAA